A portion of the Microlunatus phosphovorus NM-1 genome contains these proteins:
- the ctaD gene encoding aa3-type cytochrome oxidase subunit I: MTTLQRTASGAEVAEPTRQLGTMIWKWMTTTDHKVIGNLYFITSLVFFAFGGILALSIRAELAFPGIQFLSYETFNQFFTMHGAIMLLLFATPLFAGFANAIMPLQIGAPDVAFPRLNMFAYWLYLFGGIIACSGFLTPQGAASFGWFAYVPLSDAVNSPGVGGDLWIMGFYMAGIGTVLGSVNFITTILCLRAPGLTMFRLPIFTWNILVTSILVLIVFPVLAAALLVLEADRVLGAHIFDAATGGPILWQHLFWFFGHPEVYIIALPFFGIITEVLPVFSKKPVFGYIGLVAATLLIGALSVAVWAHHMYVTGAVNLPFFSFMTFLIAVPTGVKFFNWIGTMWGGNISMATPMLWAVGFLTTFLFGGLTGVILASPPLDFHVSDSYFVVAHFHYVVFGTVVFAMFAGFYFWWPKFTGRMLDERLGKIHFWLLFVGFHTTFLVQHWLGVEGMPRRYADYLPTDGFTTLNQVSTVGAFLLGASMIPFLINVWKTRNSPRVTVDDPWGWGRSLEWATSCPPPRHNFASLPRIRSESPAFDLHHPEVALAEYPANDAPADGLVDAGDDTGRVDELKARVGGQSDDVVGDSSDQTKGEGDK, from the coding sequence ATGACCACCCTGCAGCGCACGGCGTCCGGTGCCGAGGTTGCTGAGCCGACTCGTCAGCTCGGCACCATGATCTGGAAGTGGATGACCACCACCGATCACAAGGTGATCGGCAACCTCTACTTCATCACCTCGTTGGTCTTCTTCGCCTTCGGCGGGATCTTGGCTCTGTCCATCCGCGCCGAGCTGGCCTTCCCCGGTATCCAGTTCCTGTCGTACGAGACCTTCAATCAGTTCTTCACCATGCACGGTGCGATCATGCTGCTGCTGTTCGCGACGCCGTTGTTCGCCGGATTCGCGAACGCGATCATGCCATTGCAGATCGGCGCTCCGGACGTCGCCTTCCCACGGCTGAACATGTTCGCGTACTGGCTGTATCTGTTCGGCGGCATCATCGCTTGCTCCGGCTTCCTCACCCCGCAGGGCGCGGCGAGCTTCGGCTGGTTCGCGTATGTGCCGCTGAGCGACGCGGTGAACTCGCCGGGCGTCGGCGGCGACCTGTGGATCATGGGCTTCTACATGGCCGGTATCGGCACGGTGCTCGGCTCGGTGAACTTCATCACCACGATCCTCTGCCTGCGGGCTCCGGGTCTGACCATGTTCCGACTGCCGATCTTCACCTGGAACATCCTGGTGACCTCGATCCTGGTGCTGATCGTGTTCCCGGTGCTGGCGGCGGCGCTGCTGGTGTTGGAGGCCGACCGAGTGCTCGGTGCGCACATCTTCGATGCGGCCACTGGTGGCCCGATCCTGTGGCAACACCTGTTCTGGTTCTTCGGGCATCCCGAGGTGTACATCATCGCGTTGCCGTTCTTCGGCATCATCACCGAAGTGCTGCCGGTGTTCAGCAAGAAGCCGGTCTTCGGCTACATCGGTCTGGTGGCGGCGACGCTGCTCATCGGCGCCTTGTCGGTGGCGGTCTGGGCGCACCACATGTATGTGACCGGAGCGGTCAACCTGCCGTTCTTCTCCTTCATGACATTCCTGATCGCGGTGCCCACCGGAGTGAAGTTCTTCAACTGGATCGGCACCATGTGGGGTGGCAACATCTCCATGGCCACTCCCATGCTCTGGGCGGTCGGCTTCTTGACCACCTTCTTGTTCGGCGGTCTGACCGGCGTCATCCTGGCGTCGCCGCCGCTGGACTTCCATGTGTCCGACTCCTACTTCGTGGTGGCGCACTTCCACTACGTGGTGTTCGGCACGGTCGTCTTCGCCATGTTCGCCGGCTTCTACTTCTGGTGGCCGAAGTTCACCGGGCGGATGCTGGACGAGCGGCTCGGCAAGATCCACTTCTGGCTGCTGTTCGTGGGCTTCCACACCACCTTCTTGGTGCAACACTGGCTGGGTGTCGAGGGCATGCCGCGGCGCTATGCGGACTACCTGCCGACCGACGGTTTCACCACGCTGAACCAGGTGTCCACCGTCGGTGCGTTCCTGCTCGGCGCCTCGATGATCCCGTTCTTGATCAACGTCTGGAAGACCCGGAACAGCCCGAGGGTCACCGTCGACGACCCATGGGGTTGGGGACGTTCGCTGGAGTGGGCGACCTCGTGCCCGCCGCCACGGCACAACTTCGCCTCCCTGCCGCGGATCCGGTCGGAGTCTCCGGCCTTTGATCTGCACCACCCGGAGGTGGCCTTGGCGGAGTACCCGGCCAACGACGCTCCTGCTGATGGGCTGGTCGACGCCGGCGATGACACCGGGCGGGTGGACGAGTTGAAGGCGCGGGTCGGGGGACAGTCCGATGACGTGGTCGGCGATTCGTCCGATCAGACCAAGGGAGAGGGTGACAAGTGA
- the ctaC gene encoding aa3-type cytochrome oxidase subunit II, whose translation MPELTRRTRSSVGWQRLRRPVAMAAGLGVLFLASCSVEDTTNSFQRVGLPEPASDNAVAIGNLWIGAWIAAAAVGILVWGLIGWAVLRYRRRANLLPRQNRYNLPLEIMYTIVPFIIIGTLFYFTVVTQNKVLEKQPDPDVKINVIGQKWSWTFNYKSADNPAVGEDVWNAGTVNQTPDLYLPVGKRVEFNLHSPDVIHSFWIPAFYDKLDIVPGRDNVMQVTPTKEGVFAGKCAELCGTYHSAMLFNVHVVSEAEYNAYLKSLVAKGQTGEVKGSVDAQAHGPAIQREERR comes from the coding sequence ATGCCTGAACTGACGAGACGGACTCGCTCGTCGGTTGGATGGCAGCGGTTACGGCGACCGGTGGCGATGGCGGCCGGGTTGGGTGTGTTGTTCCTCGCGTCGTGCTCGGTCGAGGACACCACGAACTCGTTCCAGCGTGTGGGGCTGCCGGAGCCGGCCAGCGACAACGCGGTGGCCATCGGCAATCTGTGGATCGGTGCCTGGATCGCCGCAGCGGCGGTCGGCATCCTGGTCTGGGGCCTGATCGGCTGGGCGGTGCTGCGCTACCGGCGGCGCGCGAACCTGCTGCCGCGGCAGAACAGGTACAACCTGCCGCTGGAGATCATGTACACGATCGTTCCGTTCATCATCATCGGCACGCTCTTCTATTTCACCGTGGTCACCCAGAACAAGGTGCTGGAGAAGCAGCCGGATCCCGATGTGAAGATCAACGTCATCGGTCAGAAGTGGTCGTGGACGTTCAACTACAAGTCCGCGGACAATCCGGCCGTGGGCGAGGATGTCTGGAACGCCGGCACCGTCAACCAGACGCCCGACCTCTATCTTCCGGTCGGCAAGCGGGTGGAGTTCAATCTCCATTCGCCGGACGTGATCCACTCCTTCTGGATCCCCGCCTTCTACGACAAACTCGACATCGTGCCTGGGCGGGACAACGTCATGCAGGTCACCCCGACGAAGGAAGGCGTCTTCGCCGGCAAGTGCGCGGAACTGTGCGGCACCTACCACTCGGCGATGCTGTTCAACGTCCACGTGGTGAGCGAGGCCGAGTACAACGCCTACCTGAAGTCATTGGTGGCGAAGGGTCAGACCGGCGAGGTCAAGGGATCGGTCGACGCGCAGGCCCATGGCCCGGCGATCCAGAGAGAGGAACGGCGATGA
- a CDS encoding HesB/IscA family protein, whose amino-acid sequence MTVTDQSTTPIADGVSLTDGAASKVKALLDGEGRDDLALRIAVQPGGCSGLRYQLYFDERNLDGDIVAEFSGVNVVTDRMSAPYLMGATIDFVDTIEKQGFTIDNPNATGSCACGDSFH is encoded by the coding sequence ATGACGGTTACCGACCAGAGCACCACCCCGATCGCGGATGGTGTGAGCCTCACCGACGGCGCGGCCTCGAAGGTCAAGGCGCTGCTCGACGGCGAAGGCCGCGACGACCTGGCGCTGCGAATCGCGGTGCAACCGGGCGGCTGCTCCGGGCTGCGCTACCAGCTGTATTTCGACGAGCGAAACCTGGACGGTGACATCGTCGCCGAGTTCAGCGGCGTCAACGTCGTCACCGACCGGATGAGCGCGCCGTATCTGATGGGCGCGACCATCGACTTCGTCGACACCATCGAGAAGCAGGGCTTCACCATCGACAATCCGAACGCCACCGGATCCTGCGCTTGCGGCGACAGTTTTCACTGA